A part of Cannabis sativa cultivar Pink pepper isolate KNU-18-1 chromosome 6, ASM2916894v1, whole genome shotgun sequence genomic DNA contains:
- the LOC115694682 gene encoding DAG protein, chloroplastic: MAANLSLAPKTLLSAPQSSLSPRLHQFSPHPFRFVSVTWSSTRSATPKLAVRAANDADYSSRRSNKNNEQRETIMLPGCDYNHWLIVMEFPKDPAPTREQMIETYLNTLATVLGSMEEAKKNMYAFSTTTYTGFQCTVSEETSEKFKGLPGVLWVLPDSYIDVKNKDYGGDKYVNGEIIPGKYPVYQPKKQREPKYESRRYERRRDGPPPDQIRQRQGATKSESASS; encoded by the exons ATGGCTGCCAATCTTTCTCTGGCGCCCAAAACCTTACTATCAGCTCCCCAATCCTCTCTCTCACCTCGTCTTCATCAATTTTCTCCTCACCCTTTCCGATTCGTCTCTGTGACTTGGTCTTCCACTCGCTCTGCTACTCCAAAGCTAGCCGTTCGGGCTGCGAATGACGCCGATTACTCGTCCAGGAGAAGCAACAAAAACAATGAGCAGAGGGAGACGATTATGTTGCCAGGCTGTGACTACAACCACTGGCTCATTGTTATGGAGTTCCCCAAAGACCCTGCTCCCACTAGAGAGCAAATGATTGAGACTTATCTCAACACTCTCGCAACTGTTCTCGGGAG CATGGAAGAAGCAAAGAAGAACATGTATGCTTTTAGCACCACGACCTACACTGGATTCCAATGTACTGTATCTGAAGAAACATCTGAAAAGTTTAAGG GACTTCCTGGGGTTCTTTGGGTCTTGCCTGATTCATATATAGATGTTAAAAACAAGGATTATGGAG GTGATAAATATGTTAATGGTGAAATTATTCCCGGTAAGTACCCCGTTTATCAACCCAAGAAACAAAGAGAACCAAAATATGAGAGCAGGAGGTATGAAAGACGACGAGATGGGCCTCCTCCTGACCAAATAAGGCAAAGACAAGGAGCAACAAAATCAGAATCAGCATCTTCATAA